In Thermococcus camini, a genomic segment contains:
- a CDS encoding 30S ribosomal protein S3ae, whose translation MAKVNPRKKAAATKDKWKSKEWYIVYAPDFFGSKEIGLTPADEPEKVIGRVIETTLKDLTGDFTKGQVKLYFQVYDVKGQNAYTKFKGHTLSRSYIRSLVRRRTTRVDGIYNVTTKDGYKLRVMGMVIAYRRIQTSQERAIREIIRDIIYKKAEELDYRDFVLEAVSGKMAAEIAKEARKIYPIKRAEIRKIKVLAEPEA comes from the coding sequence ATGGCAAAAGTTAACCCAAGGAAGAAGGCTGCCGCTACCAAGGATAAGTGGAAGAGCAAGGAGTGGTATATAGTTTACGCTCCGGACTTCTTCGGGAGCAAGGAGATAGGCCTTACCCCGGCCGACGAGCCGGAGAAGGTCATAGGAAGGGTCATCGAGACCACCCTCAAGGACCTCACCGGCGACTTCACCAAGGGCCAGGTCAAGCTCTACTTCCAGGTCTACGACGTCAAGGGCCAGAACGCCTACACCAAGTTCAAGGGCCACACCCTCTCAAGGAGCTACATAAGGAGCCTCGTCAGGAGGAGAACCACCCGCGTTGACGGTATCTACAACGTCACCACCAAGGACGGCTACAAGCTCCGCGTCATGGGCATGGTCATCGCCTACAGGCGCATCCAGACCAGCCAGGAGAGGGCCATCAGGGAGATCATCAGGGACATCATCTACAAGAAGGCCGAGGAGCTTGACTACAGGGACTTCGTTCTTGAGGCCGTCAGCGGCAAGATGGCGGCTGAGATAGCCAAGGAAGCCAGGAAGATTTACCCGATCAAGAGGGCTGAGATCAGGAAGATCAAGGTTCTCGCCGAGCCGGAGGCCTGA
- a CDS encoding KEOPS complex subunit Pcc1: MRIEARVEMIWHYGDPERAEAIARSLEVDNANIPDDLKKSLNVLTRWENGDVITKVKYSGEIETLIKALDDLVFSIKIAEDVTEKV, encoded by the coding sequence GTGAGAATTGAGGCCAGGGTGGAGATGATCTGGCACTACGGCGATCCGGAGAGGGCGGAGGCCATAGCCCGGTCCCTTGAAGTGGACAACGCGAACATTCCGGATGACCTAAAGAAAAGTTTAAATGTGCTGACCCGATGGGAAAATGGGGACGTCATAACAAAGGTTAAATACTCGGGTGAGATTGAAACACTCATCAAAGCGCTGGACGATTTGGTGTTTTCAATCAAAATCGCCGAAGATGTAACCGAAAAGGTGTGA
- a CDS encoding SPOUT family RNA methylase gives MKFLVKTQRGMEGVAANYIREALPDAEIWISPMGYYGLVIVETGDENAGEVMLGIPEIERVIPVLAEVPAELERIVETAEKVVPLIGENETFAVKTKRRGKHGFSSIDVNRELGAKVRELTGADVNLSWPDKIVQVEIIGDRAYVSVLPGEEFRKFTPDKKDARELFRKVTVVQMPYWGGLKVCRSFGEKIGRAAQAFEVKELIIAPKGKMDALELAEFIKGVRVGQESRHRIQRESYPWKVEKVPVSVWDLYQVVRDKRRDKRLLIITDPKGPTVAEVGERLARDMFHAKEVVVFIGSREGIPRGLFRFADYVIDLAPYMTFATEHGIPAALVSLWEVYEEYTGKREEKT, from the coding sequence GTGAAGTTTCTCGTGAAGACCCAGCGGGGTATGGAGGGCGTTGCAGCCAATTATATCAGGGAGGCACTTCCGGACGCGGAGATATGGATCTCCCCGATGGGCTATTACGGACTCGTCATCGTGGAGACTGGGGACGAGAATGCGGGCGAGGTGATGCTCGGCATTCCCGAGATCGAGAGGGTAATTCCCGTTCTCGCGGAGGTTCCTGCCGAGCTTGAGAGGATCGTTGAAACCGCCGAGAAGGTGGTCCCGCTCATAGGGGAAAACGAGACCTTCGCAGTGAAGACAAAGAGGCGCGGAAAGCACGGGTTCTCAAGCATCGACGTCAACAGGGAGCTCGGAGCAAAGGTGCGCGAGCTCACGGGCGCCGACGTGAACCTCAGCTGGCCGGACAAGATTGTCCAGGTCGAGATAATCGGGGACAGAGCATACGTTTCGGTTCTCCCGGGCGAGGAGTTCAGGAAGTTCACTCCCGACAAGAAGGACGCAAGGGAGCTCTTCCGCAAGGTCACCGTGGTTCAGATGCCGTACTGGGGAGGCCTTAAGGTCTGCCGCTCCTTCGGGGAGAAGATCGGAAGGGCCGCCCAGGCCTTTGAGGTGAAGGAGCTCATAATAGCCCCGAAGGGAAAGATGGACGCCCTTGAGCTGGCCGAGTTCATCAAAGGGGTCCGGGTTGGTCAGGAGAGCAGGCACAGAATACAGCGTGAGAGCTATCCATGGAAGGTTGAGAAGGTTCCCGTCAGCGTGTGGGACCTTTATCAGGTAGTTCGCGACAAAAGGAGGGACAAAAGGCTCCTCATAATAACGGATCCCAAAGGCCCAACCGTGGCGGAGGTGGGAGAGAGGCTTGCGCGTGACATGTTCCATGCGAAGGAGGTCGTTGTGTTCATCGGCTCCCGCGAGGGGATTCCGAGGGGCCTCTTCAGGTTCGCGGATTACGTGATCGACCTTGCCCCGTATATGACCTTTGCCACCGAGCACGGCATTCCAGCCGCACTCGTGTCCCTCTGGGAGGTTTACGAGGAATACACAGGGAAGCGGGAGGAAAAAACCTGA